The Gemmatimonadaceae bacterium DNA segment CGACGGCCTTCGCGATTGAGGGATCGGCGAGCAGCGCCTCGCGGACACTCTTCCGGGATGTGAGCTTGAACCGGTCAATGCGGGAGCCCCGCTTCCTGACGGAGCGGATTGCGCTGCGATTGACCGTCCGTGTCAGAAAGCCGAGCGCCATCTATGGAAAGTGTATGAGTTTGGACAGCTGGGCGAGGTCCCGGGAAGATGTTACCCGGAATGGCGGCCGGCCGCAAAGAGGCGCTGACTGTCAAAGGCCATTCTGAGGCCTTCCTCACGGCCCAGATCATGAATACCTGTTTCTCATGATTCCATCCCGGAAGTTCAACCGATTGGGCGCGGTCTCATTCACGTTTCTCCTGGTGACCGCCCGGCCATCACACGATGTCCATTCGCAGGAAATGACCGGCACCGGGCAACAGCCCGGCTCTGTCACGAAAGCCGATGCACGATCTCCGCTCATAACCGAGAAGAGCGCGAACGCTGCTCTCACGAAGTTTCCCGTCCGCATTCCCCGCCAGGGGCCGGTGACGCTCCACATCCAGCTTCTGCTCGACCGCGCGCATTTCTCGCCGGGCATAATTGACGGCGCGTGGGGAATCAACGCCGCAAAGGCGCTCGCGTTCTTCGCCAATCCCGAAGGCGCCGGCGGCGGCGATACTCCGCCGCTCATCTCGAGCCTGGACAAGGCGACATACGGGAGACTTCGCGAGGCGGCAGGCCCCGCTCCACTGCTCGATCGCTACGCGATTACAGAGCAGGACCTGCAGGGACCATTCGTGAGCATTCCGGACACAGTCTACGCGCAGGCCGAGCTCACATGCCTGTGTTATTCGTCGGCTATCGAGGCCATCGCCGAAAAATTCCATACTTCGGAAGCGTTGCTGGCTCAATTGAATCCTCGCGTCAAACTGAACAATCTCGCCGGCGGCACGCAGCTCGTCGTGCCAAACATTCCCGACCCGACAGCGGCTTCGCCGATGGACACCATGATCGTCGCGCGCCTCATCATTTCGAAACAGGGCTACTGGACTCACGCCGTTAACGCAGCCGGCAGGATTCTGTACCACTTCCCCTCTACGCTCGGCGCCGGCTACGACCCGTCACCTACTGGCGACTTCAGGGTCACCGGCATCGCGCGCGATCCCGCGTTTCACTACCAGCCCAGGCTGTTCGCCGAGGTTCCGGACACCAAGACGGAAGCGCATCTTCCGCCCGGACCCAACTCGCCCGTCGGCGTCGTGTGGATGGCATTGTCCAAGCCACACTACGGGATCCACGGCACGGCTTCGCCTCAGACGATAGGCTACGCGAATTCACACGGCTG contains these protein-coding regions:
- a CDS encoding L,D-transpeptidase; the protein is MIPSRKFNRLGAVSFTFLLVTARPSHDVHSQEMTGTGQQPGSVTKADARSPLITEKSANAALTKFPVRIPRQGPVTLHIQLLLDRAHFSPGIIDGAWGINAAKALAFFANPEGAGGGDTPPLISSLDKATYGRLREAAGPAPLLDRYAITEQDLQGPFVSIPDTVYAQAELTCLCYSSAIEAIAEKFHTSEALLAQLNPRVKLNNLAGGTQLVVPNIPDPTAASPMDTMIVARLIISKQGYWTHAVNAAGRILYHFPSTLGAGYDPSPTGDFRVTGIARDPAFHYQPRLFAEVPDTKTEAHLPPGPNSPVGVVWMALSKPHYGIHGTASPQTIGYANSHGCVRLTNWDALQLSDIVDSGTPVQFK